TTTTCCATTATGTTCAGAGATTTAAATATCCTAATTAGGAAATTTTTACCACATCCAAAGTCATGAAACTCTTATTTCTGATGCATTCTAGGAGCtttattattttacctttcaCTTTTAGGAATTGGTATGAAGTAAGAGTCAAACTTTTTCTCCATGGGTATCCAATTGAACAGACTCACTTCCCTGGTGAAAAAAACACCCTTTTCCTATTGCCCAAGAACACTTATTGTGTTCTTAATCAAGTGAACTTATATATGTAGGTATATTCGAAGACTCTCTGTTCTATACAGTTGATCTATTTCTCTATTCTTGTACCAATTCAACACTATGATTTACAgaagctttatagtaagtcttaatAATTGGCAGAATAAGTCCTCCTTTCAGCCTGTGAACATGGCATCTCTCTctgtttatttaggtcttctttgtCTTAATCATTTTTACGGCTTTTTTGTTAGATGTCTTGCAcatttatgttaatattttttatcatatTGAAACACACAGTAATAAAGACTAAAATTCCCCATAATCTAGATTCAGTGCAGTCACAATTTAAATATGAGCAGGTGTGTGTAACTTGagtaattataaaatttatagggaattacAAGGGGTCAAGAATACCCAAGataccttttaaaaaagtaaaaaaacaacaacaactacttaattttaaacacatatacaggttttttttttttttttaagaacagagTTTATCAAATACTTtgaaaatgtttcaaattttTGAGATGTGTTCAATATCTTAAATGTGAATTTCATACAAAATTGACATTCAATTCAGCTAGAATGCAAATACACTGCAAAAAATGGGTTGTATGAAATGGCTGttgaacaaaaaaaaagaaagaaagaaaaaaagaagcctaAAACCAAAATTAAACTGTAATTTCCCAAAGGCTTTTGAAATAATCTCACATGCTATAAACATTATAAGCAGGTAATAGAAACAATTTTTGGTTATCTGATAATTGGTCATATATGCATCCAAGCAAGACCTAGGAGTGGTCAGGTCTGGCATTATGGTTTTGAAGGCATATAACATATATGTTGGAAATTAACACTCTGACTGGAACCATGCCAAGTGAAAAGTTGACAGAAATGTGAGCAACATTAAGATGAGCTAAGAAATCCATTGAGATAAGGAAGCAATAATCAGAAAAGTAGGAAGAAAATCAGTGCAAAGGAAATAGACTCAGGAGGTTGAGATTGATAAGTGTCAAAACAAGCAGAAGTCATCAAGAAAAGTGCAGATTTTATTTCCATTAGATTTAGTAGTAAAGGTGTTGGAGGTAACCATCTTGAGAACTTTCCTTCATTTTCTAAAACTGGGACAGAAGTGGTTAGGATGGGCACAGATAAAATTTTGTAGgtgaagggaaaaagaaatatatcaaataGGATAGGGCTTCCCAAACTTTTGTCATAGCATGGCATACACAGAAAATGATCATATTTGGGATAAATGCATGAAGCTGTCTGCAGCTGGAAGTGATGCACCTCAAGTTTTATAGCTCTAGGTTTGGACATACTCAGATGCAAGTAAAAAAATACCTGCAGTTGCCTTAATtgataaagatatttaaatatcaCTCTTAATTAAAAGTCCGGAGTTAGGCCGGCATTCCCAGGTTTGTACAATGCATTTACAATGTCATCACGAACCCAAAGCATTCTGTTTTTGGAATTGTATTTCTCTATATGTTTTGACACTTTCTTAAAGTACTAAATGGTATTTTTTGAGGGGAATTGGATCACGTTTATTTAGAAATCATTTAGCTTACTAAATTTTTACCAAAATGGTTGTGCCCTTCCAGTTGTACACACAGGTATAAGCAAAGTCCAGGGGctacaaaagcaaaaacagaaaaccTACTGTGAGGTATTAACATGTTGGAGACATTTCATCTCTCAgaagaaattttcatttaattaaaacaggagaataaaggaaatgtttcatttaattaaatCAAAGGATAAATATATAGAACATTAATGAATTGAGAAAAAGGATGTAAAGCATATCTTTATTGAGTTATACtaggttttaattttctttctagaTTATGGTGCTATATATTTAGAACAAGGAATCAATCTCATGATGTTTGCCATGTGCCAGGGGTTCCAGAAGGGAAGTGCTTCTTTATTAGAATATGTAGATTAATAACTttatattaaacactagaggctcaatgcacgaaatttgggcaaggggctcggccctcgcagccctggctgcctcagcccttgcgGCCCACTGCCTCGCGGCCCcatccactggtcattctggaaggtcattccagaaggtcgttctgctgtcaggtctaatgagcatattagctttttattatataggactttaTTGGACTTTTTATCTGCAAGTTTAGTAGCTTAAAAAGAAACTttacttttcaatattttttcattattagaCAGTCTGTGTTAATGCTGTTCTGGAGAAGGTAAAGAAAATTTTCCAAGAAGAAGAATCCATAAGGCAAAACAGAGAGGAGAGCAAACATCTTAGAAAATCCTTTTCTGAGCCTGCACTTTCTGAGCCTATGTTTCCCGATGGTGAAATCAAAGTGAAATCTTATTGTTCATTACTGGATCAGCCTGACAATATTTCAGATTTTCCTGATAATATGCTGAGTAATAAGATCCAGGTTTTACATTCTGTGTTTGACCAATcaactgaaataaatgaatgagcaaatcTGTACATAAATATCACTGAACAGCTTAAGAATTATCTATGTAATAACATTTCATCTGATAAAACTAGGAAACGAGTTTTCATATACTGACTACTCTGCTTTTTAAAAGGGTGGGGAGGAACTAATAAAATGTCATTCTCAAGTGTTTATATGgtagagaaaacaaaatgaatatgactataattattttttaatgaacatgAAAATTTACCCTTTGCTGGGTTAGACTTTATGCTGTGGTTTATAATATAGGAGTATGTACTGTataatacatttatgttttttttaaagacttgttTTGAGtatctttctaattatttttctgggaaggaaaaaaaaaaaccttctctATCAAAATGCTACATATCTTTTTATGGATATTTTTCAAAGGATATTTGTTTTCTATCTACAGGCTAGATAGTTCTGCCTATTTCACTTCTTTTGTAACTCATCTATAAAGTATGAATATTTTGCAATTCATTGTTGTCAGGAATTTATGAAACAATGTTATTTACAAATCTGATGAGAAGATTTCTGTACATGAGGATAGGACTTgatatgacattttttatttccagATTAGAGTAACAGATCTAAAGCCAGAAATCAAGTCCATATTACTCATTGTTGCCACTGGATCCTGAGAGAAAATGCTCTATAATTGAGCCTGCAAACTAGAGCCATGGCTTTGCCTGTAGGAGGTACTGAGGTTTGTTCCATGAATTAAAATTCTGGCCACATTTTAAGACCTGCCTGGTCATTGGAGGACTGGCACCTGATATACTAGGCTGGGATGTGTCCATCCTAGAGATGGTACATTTCCTTTACCTGGTGAGTAGCTACTGTcataaacaatcctatctaataaagagggaatatgctaattgaccctcatgccgtcgaaaagatggcggcgcccacagccaataaggagggaatatgctaattgactaccctgccctcaaagatggtggcgctgacagccacaagatggcggcaaccagtctcctcagccccccagcccccaggccaggtGAGTCCCTTAGAATGCTAAGTATTAGGTTTGGAGCTATAATATGATCCTATGCCACTAAGAAAACTGCTGTGCTTTGAGACGaggtttatttttctccaaattcaTATTCTCCTATGAATAGCAAGGTCTTTCTGTTTTTACTTGTTCTTATATCCTATGTGCTGCCAAGTTTTAGATGACCAGCACCCCAGGAATTACTGGTATAGTACAGGCACCAGGCAACCAGAACAGCATTGGCCAAAAATAATTGGCAGGGTAAACCATTTCACATCAACTCAGCAGAAAGCATTCTGAGGAACAACACCCTACATCTCTTCCCTCTGTAACatttacatgaaaaataaaaacatgattaCTTGAAAATTTCATATAGGCATTCAAAGTACTTTTGCTCACTGAATAGGAGACTTCACATCTCCCATGGCCGGGCAGCAGCTATGAGTGTCTTCCTATGTTGAGACTGTGTGTCTTGACCAGAGAGAAACTGAACCAAGATTTATGTGGCTTTGATGTTTAGCACATTGATaagcttcatatttttaaattcagcacTTCTGGAGgcaatttttaagtgtaaaaagtCTGCTGTAAACATATTTGAAAAGACAGAAGTTAAGATTTAAGCATttcaatgtatttatattttaccttaaaaagtAGTAACAACAATCAAATAGGAGAGGTGAGGAATATGTGGAGGTATCAGTGAAACAAGAATGGAAGACTGCTAAAATTGCTGAAGTTGGGTGATATGAGTTTATTATATAATTCTGTTTACTTTGCATATATTCAACTTTTCCATGATAAATAAAACCCGCTACGTCAAGGACCACCCCAATTTTTCTTAACAGATCTTATCTTATAccttttcttcattttagttcAAATTACTTTCATCCTTCTTTAAGTGCACATACCAGGCCTATGCATTTTATAGATTTCATACTCAGTACTTATGCTTTTGAATCTTTCAGAACtgtatgatttttaaagataagtAATGTGCCTATGTTGGAAAAAAGTAATCATCTTTGGTATTGAAgcaaggttatttttaaaacatacacactTTTCATTGCCATATAATTTTATCAGGAAGGACTCTTAATTACTTTGAAGTTTCCAGTGGCATAAAAATCTGAGTCATACTTAACAGGTTCATTAGAAAGAGTCACATAAATATTCCCATTGTCCACTGTCACTGTATGAATCCTTTGCTTTATTCCTTTGGAACACCACTTGGGTTTTGCTGATGGGTCTTTAGGGTTTATAGACTGATATAGTCCTTCTCCTGTTGCCAAAGTAATTTTGAATTTATGCCAGGGGCAAACTATACACGGTCGTCCATCAAAATCCTAGGGAAGGAAATAATTGATTTAATAGTCTGATATTTCCAATGTTCACAATAAACCTCAGACTCAGCACGGAATCTATTACAGAAGAACCAGGTTAAAGAACAAGACagcttttcttttccctcccatTTAGAAATTATTCAGCATAAGGCAGGATCTAATCTTAGCAGTTATCACATCCGTTTTGCTATTGATGAGAAGATAGACCTCTGCCAGAACATTACTAGCTCAGCAACTATACCTATTGCTGCAGCTGTACTGTTACCTATTAGATGTCAATGTTACTTCCTAGACAGGAATGAGGCAATGGTTTCAGATGCTTCTTAAGGAATTTTCACTAACTGCTGGAAGAATGGTAAGCTTCAGATATAATTCAAGAGAGGTTACTAAAAGCATGAGTGCATATATTAATTGAAGAGCAATTTACGATCCAAAGTAGTCAATTCTCAACTTCTTAATTGTATTAAAATGGTGCTTCTCAAATTTAAAAGAGCACAGGAGTCACCAACATTCTGTTTAAATTCAGTAGGCCTAGGGTGGGTGCAAGATGCTGCATTTCCAATATTTCTGGTCTATGGAAcatactttgagtagcaaggtCTTAACAGCTCTCATGGTCTGTCATGGTCTGAAATTGGGAGAAATTCTTCCACATTTATCAGCACCAGgtgcttacattttttaaacaccAGAAGTGCTGGAATACTGACATTATATCCCCAGAAAACTGTTGACAAAGATTCATATTTCcataaattatgaatattttcataaattataaattaaccttcataatttaaatatacatCCTTTTACATGAGGACATGAGGGCAGGTGGGGAACTGGGTAGATATGAAGTGTAGAGAGAGTAGAACACTAAGTTTAAGATTGTACTTTGTACCAgtcagagaaagtgagagagaaagagagagagagagagggctatCAGTTTCATGAAATGGAAAAACATAGTATTCCACAGCATGGCTATTTATAACTTATTTAAACTGCTTCCTATTGTTAAAACATTTAGGttgctgtcatttttaaaaaaatatattttttattgatttcagagaggaagggggagggagagagagatagaaacatcaatgatgagagagaatcattgattggctgcctcctgcaagtcccctactggggattgagcctgcaacccgggcatgtgcccttggccggaatcgaacctggaaccctcagtccgcaggccgacgctctatccactgagccaaactggctagggctgtcattttttattacaataaataatgctacaataacCATCTCCTATATACATTTGAACATTTGTGCAATTATATCTGTAGAGTAGATATCTCAGAGTGTAATCGCCAGGTCAGAAGACATACATAGTTCTCACATTTATCTGTGAAATGGTTTTCTTTACATTGTAGGGCTGAAAATTCctaaaatattagcaattataCTAGAAGCATTAAAGTATAGTGCAAagacaaatataaattatttttgactacagaataaaataagaatataaatagaaaacatttgaGTTTTTGGAGAATAGATTTAATCTTACATACCTCTATTTCTCCCAAATGTAAAGGTCCTCCTGAGTCTGAAAAGAAACTGAGTATTAAATCTAGTCACTAACAAAACCCCTGAAATTTTGATAGTTTTGTGGTTAGCAAACAAGTACaagatttacaaataaaaaaataaaatcttacggTAACAGCGAATATCCATAGCATGATATTCTCCTTTGTGGTAGAAAATGACCACTTCTCTATCATGGACAACAGCTGTCATCCTTTCAGATTTCTTAATGTCATCTTCTCTGCCAACACAGACAGAAGAATATTCCTCCTTCATTTCAGGATCTTGTTCAGGGCTACCAAGATCCATGCTAGCTGAGccaacaagaaaaaggaaaaaaaattgtaagtggCCTTCACTAGTCAGACTATAACTTAACTCACAGATAATCATATTGTAAGAGAAGTCTGATTTCTCTGAGACTGATAGAAGCATTTTTTGTAgctatataatacattttaaaatactgaattatAGTCATGATTTTGAGTTACAGACTTTTAAAGCTTGCCAAAATTAGGGAGGACTCCTCACTTTAAAGCTGGACTTATATTAGATTCATTTCAGTGTGTAAGGTGGATATTTCAGAACTCTTAAAACACAAGACTAAAGTTTCACTATCCTTTTGTTCCCGATCGAACTCAATGCTAAACATTTGGTTGT
This is a stretch of genomic DNA from Myotis daubentonii chromosome 4, mMyoDau2.1, whole genome shotgun sequence. It encodes these proteins:
- the RFESD gene encoding Rieske domain-containing protein, with translation MDLGSPEQDPEMKEEYSSVCVGREDDIKKSERMTAVVHDREVVIFYHKGEYHAMDIRCYHSGGPLHLGEIEDFDGRPCIVCPWHKFKITLATGEGLYQSINPKDPSAKPKWCSKGIKQRIHTVTVDNGNIYVTLSNEPVKYDSDFYATGNFKVIKSPS